The following is a genomic window from Vibrio sinaloensis.
AACACTTCTTCCTTACCCATGCGCATATCATCGAGCACGCCGTGCACCCCATCAAACTCATTGAGATATTGCTGAATGTCAATGGAAGCGGCTTTTAAGGCGTCCAGATCGTCATGTTTGGCTCGAATCTCTATCGCTCGGCCACCAGGGCCCATGGTCGGCTGCTTAAAGACCAAAGATATCGGGTCTGCCAGCTCACCGACGTCCTCACGCCAAGCGGCGATAAACTCATCGATGATGGTGTTTCGACTCTCAGCGCCAAGCAGGTCAAGGCGAACCGTGGCGATATGAGGGCCAGATTCATTGGCATCCGCATTGGCATTAAACTGACTGGTCACATGCTCAATCAGCGGCGTGCCGTTTTCGAACTGCTGTGTCCGCTCTGCGCCAAGCTTGTGCGCTGAAGCGACGATGTGATCCACCACGGCTTCGGTTTGGGAAAGCGACGAACCTGGCGGCAAAATAATCCGCGCTTCGGCAATGTCGCCATCTAACTCTGGGAAGGGCTGAAACTTAAGCAGTCCCCCAGCAATAGTGGCAATTGAGATGAGCAGTAAGGCCAAAACGCTACCCAAAAACGCGTAGCGATACGCCACCACTCGCTCGACGCCGTTGACCAGGCGAGTGTTACGAAAATGCTCGAAGCGAGTAAGTAGGGCTTGCTTAAATTTGGCACTTGGTTTGTCGCGCTTTTCTTTGTGCAGTGAATGGGATAGATGGTTAGGTAGAATCAGAAAGGCTTCGACTAGGCTTAGCGTCAGCACTAAGATCAATACCTGAGGGACGGCTTTAAGTACTGCTCCCATTTCACCTTGCAAGAACAGCAAGCTACCAAAAATACACACGGTAGTGAGGAAAGAGGAAATTACCCCGGGCAGAACTTTCTTGACCCCTTTAATCACTGCATTATCGATATCCTCTCCCCGGTCGAGATGGGCGGCGATCGACTCTGCGATTACAATGGCATCGTCCATCATAATCCCAATCGCCATCAGCAAGCCGACGAGGGACATGATGTTAATGGATAGGCCCAGTTGCGCCATCAAAAATAGGCCACCTAGGAAGGCAACGGGTAGTCCCGCCGCCACCCAAAATGAGTAGCGCAGCGTGAAGAATAACCACATGGTGGCAAATACCAATACGATACCTTGCCAGCCGTTGCGCACCATCATTGTCAGGCGGTCCCAAAGTACTGACGACAGGTCGTTGGTTAGCTCAAGTTTCACGCCGGCAGGAGCAATCGCTTGCTGGTCGGTAACGAATTGAGCCACGCGATCCTTGATTCTCAGTGCATCATCTTCTTTGTTTTTGCTTACTTTAAGCAGTGCGGACGGGTGGCCATCAAACAGGACTTTCTGTTCGTCTAACTCAAATCGGTCGGTGATGGTGGCGATGTCTTTTAGACGAATCAACGACCCATTGGCACCCGAGGCAACCACGATGCTCTCCAGTTGCTGCGGTGTGGTGCGGCGCTCATCGAAACGAATCAGAAAGTTTTTATCTGGCGTTTCCACATTACCACTAGGCAGTTTGATGTTTTGTCGTCCAATTTGATCAGCGATATCAACCACACTTAATCCAAGTTGGCGAATCGCTTGAGTATCGAGCTCAACGCGATATTGGTGGTCGGAAAAGCCCGCCACATCCACCAAAGAGACATCATAATCAAGCTTTAACGTACGCTTAAGTTGTTCTGCGTAGGCTTTTAGCTCGGGCCAAGAGGTGTCGGCGGTAATGGCAACATCAACGACAGGTTCATTCCAATCCAACTCTTGAACCACGGGAGACTCAATTTGTTGAGGAAAGTCATTGATTGAATTGATCTGCGTTTGAACGTCGACCAACATACGACCAATATCGGCTTTTTCATTCAGCTTTAGGATCAGGCGAGCCGAGCCTTCGATCGCTTCACATTGGGTTTCTTCTATGTTGGCCAACCCATCAACGGCATCTTCCATGCGTACACATAAACTCTCCTCAACTTCTTGCGGTGATGCGCCAGGATAGACGACGCCTGCCATGATGTACGGAGGGTCAAACTCAGGAAAAGTTTCGCGTTTGATATTAGGCAGTGAAGTGATCCCCAATAGCAGCAGAGTCAGCATCAATAAGTTGGCGGCGGTGGGATGCTTGGCGAAAAATCGAATCATTACAATGACTCCTGTGCAGTACGCTCAGACTGTTTAAGCGACATACCTTCGATAGCAGGCAGCAAGTCGTTGAGGATCAAGCGTTGACCTTGTTCAAATTCGCCGTCGATGACCACTTGATTATCACGACGATACAAAACCTGTACTGGCTTTATTGCTAAGGTGTTGTCTTCGGTCATCAGATAAATTTTGTCACCGTGTAGAGCGCGCTCAGGGATCACCCAGCTAGGGTTGGATTGTCCTTCAATGACTGCTCGCACAAACATGCCATTGACCAATGGAGGCGCGTCAGCCGGGTTGAGTTGACGATAGTCTTGCTCTATTTCCAGAATCACCCCAGCCGTCGCTTGGCTCGGGTCGACTGTTTCACTGATGCGGCTCACTTTTGCTGGCCAACTTGCTTGAAGGTTGCCACTGCTCAGCTCAATGCTCGCATCGATAAAGGTCATATTCGGTTGAGGGATTCCGGATTCATCGCGATGAATTTCGCCAATACTTGAAGCTAGAGTCTGCATGTCATGTATGGATAGCTGCGCTTCGACCTCCATCATATTGATGCCGTGGGCGGTGACCATGGTTTGCTGCAGGTTGACCACTTGATCCTGCTCGATATCGACATGAGCGATGCGCAAATCATAGGGCAGTGTGATAATGGTTTTATTCAGCGAGCGCTCTGCTTCACTGACTTTGGAAGCATTGACTTTAACCAGTGCTTCGGCGACGCGCTTCTCATCCGGGATTAGGGCGATCTGGTTTTCAATGTCCTGCACCAGCTTGCGTTGCGACAGGGCGCTTTGCTGCTGCTGGTCAACATCTGATTGAGAGGTTAAGCCTTTTTTTCGCAGGTTGGTTTTGCGTTCTAGCTCTTTATTGGCGATCTCCAAACGGCTGCGTTCAATACTCAATGTCTGTTTTAGGTTGGCTTGTTCTTGAAACAGCTTAGCCAAAGAGGTTTGAGCCGACTTGTAATCTGCCTGGGCTTGCACCAGTTTGAGTTCATAGTCGAGCGGGTCGATGCGCAGGATCTCAGTTCCCGCTTTAAGCATTTGGCCTTTTTCCAGTTTTGGGTGGCGATAAACCACCTTGCCTGTCACTTCAGCAATCGCTTCCCACTCAACTTTTGGTGTGATTTTGCCAAATCCGATCGCGACAGGTGCGATGGCGCGCAGTTCAAGGGGCATGGTATCCACCAAACGGGCGCGGTCTCCCGCAGGTTTGACGGGCAGATCGGGTTTGAGTTTAACCGCCATCACCAGTACCAATACCCCAACGGCGAGCGCTGGGAAAAATAGCAGTTTTCTATTGATTTTCATTGTGATGCGTCCTGATTGTCGTGAGTTTGAAGAAATCCATGCTTCATCAAATTAATATTGTGTTCGAGAAGTTGGGTTAAAAAGCGCTCATTGAGTTCGATGCCGTGGATGGCGAGCAGCGCGGGTGGCGCAATGAATGGAAAAACCATCAAGCTGATGTATGACACTCGGCAAAGGCTTGGGTCCGCATCAGCGCGTAAAATGCCGCTGCTGACCAATCGCTCAAACATCACATGTTGCATCGGCTGAGTGATGTCGACAAAGACCTTTTCAAGCAATTTCCTTTGGGTTTCAGAGGGGTTCATATGCATCACTTGCGCGACCAAACGCGGAAACTGCGGCACCTTAATCATCTCGCGGTAGTAGGTTTTCATTAGCTCGATAAAGTTCTGCTGCGAGCTCTCTTTGAGCAGGATTTGCATCTGACGCTTCATCGGCGCCAGCGTTTCGCGGAGCATGGTTTCGAACAAGCCCTCTTTAGAGCCAAAGTAGTAACGAATCATCGCGGCATTGACGCCTGCACGTGTGGCGACCAGCCGAGTCGACACCTTGTCATAGGGCATCACAGTAAACAGCTCTCTGGCGTGATGAATCAGTTGCTCGCGCACATCGATGGTCGCGCTGGGGCGTCCCGCCTTACGGTTAGATGGTGTCACACGGCCTCCTCAAAAAATTAATCGGATGATTAATTATAGTGGGCTGCCTCATAGCGCGATATGACAATAATTAACCGATATTTAATCAAGTGGATAATTAATTGGTGCGATGTCACAAATCTCTGTTTTGAAGCGTAAAGAGGCGCGAATCGCGCCTCATCAGTTGGATTAGGAATTTGAACGTCTCATCATGCCGCGATGAGACTGAAATTCTTGCTCGTCAATGAGTTGATCTTGGTTAGTGTCGATGCGCTCAAACATCAATTCACTTTGGTTACTGTTTTTCATCAATCGACCTTCGGCTTGGCGTGCTTGCTTTTTCGCTTGCTGAAAGTCAGCGAACTCTTGCTGAGTGATCACGCCGTCTTGATTTAGGTCGATATCGGAAAAGAGGGGGGGTTGTTGCATGCTCATCGGTCCGTTTCCTTTTGCGAGTAGGGCAAAAGGTAACGAAAACACAACCAGAGTGAGCATCGCTGAGACGATATAACGGTTCATGGCATCCTCCGATGACTTGGGGCTCACTATAATTATACAACCCAGTAACCATGATAAATGTAAGGTTATGTAAAGATGCAGAGAAGAGCCAGTCGACTCTCACTGCTAAGACAAAAATGTCCTCACTCTTGAGTTGGGCGATATTTTGCAGTCAGTTGATCTATGGTGATCGGGCGTTCAATTAAGAAGCCTTGTAGTACGTCGCAGCCATAGCTCTCTAACACGCTTTTTTGCGCCTCGGTTTCTACCCCTTCGGCGACCACACGCATTTGCGCCGACTTAGCGATGGCGAGAATGGCTTTAACTAACGAATCACTGTGTTCAGATGTCACCATTTTATCAACAAAGACTCGGTCCACTTTGAGTTCGTCTAGTGGCAAGCTGCTGAGGTAGCTCAGAGAAGAGTATCCGGTACCGAAATCATCAAGAGAGATGGTAAACCCGAGTTCCTTCAATTGGCTGATAATCGGCCCTGCCTTAGGCAAATCACTGATCAGCACATTCTCGGTGATTTCTAGCGTGATGCGATGAGTCGGCAGATTGTGCTTGGCAACTATGGTACTGAGCTGACGGGTAAACCCAGCGCTCATCAGTTGCACTGGTGAGATATTTACCGACAGCATGGTAGTGCAATCTGGAGAAGGGAACAGGCGGCTGAATTCTTCACAAGCGCGATCCAGTACAAATTGGCCCAGTTCCCCAATTAAGCCAATTTCTTCCGCCAGAGTAATAAACTCCAACGGAGAAACATGACCCAATTGACGGTTGTGCCAGCGTAGTAGAGCTTCAACGCCGTAGAGCTCGCCTGAGCCCGCATAGACCTGCGGCTGATAAACCAGTGACAGTTCACCACGCTCTATTGCGCCTCTTAATTCACGCTCGAGCATAAAGTCATACTGCACTTGTTTGTTGATCGAGGAATCGAAAAACAGGACATCGCCTTTCTGACGCGCTTTAGACTTATAAAGCACGATGTCGGCTTTGGAGATCAGCTGTTCAGGATCGTCACCATCATTGGGGAACATAGACACACCAATCGAGCAACTGGCGAACAGCACTTTGCCATCAATGACAAATTGTTGCTTGAATACGCTCTTGATGTCTTCCACCTTGCTTTGTGTTTCGCCGATATTGTTCAAGCCAGCAAAGCAGAAGATAAACTCATCACCACCGAATCGAGCAACAAAATCATTTGGCCCCATAAAACTTTCAAACTTATGTCCTATTTCACTCAAGAGCCGGTCACCCGCGCTGTGGCCATAAAGGTCGTTGACCTTTTTAAAGTCATCTAAGTCAACAAACATGACCGCCAACTGCTGACAGTGCTCGGTGGAGTATGCGATGCCTTGGGCGATCTTCTGATGCAACTTGGAACGATTGGGCAAACCGGTCAGTTCATCATGACTGGCAAGGTATTCCAGTTGGTCTTTGGTGGTTTGTAGGCTGGAGAAGTCTTGATTGATCCTACGCTCAAAGCGTTTGAACCTTTGCGCGATCATGCGGCTCAAGGCGATAGAGAAAATGCCGACAAACAAGGTGGTACTCAGACCAATAATGACCATTTGTTGCAGGCTTTGTTGCTGCTCATCTTTCAGCGCTTCTTCGCGCTGAGCGATAAAGCGCTGACTGAGCTCGTCATAGACGCCGGCGCCAATGCTCCAGCCCCAACTTTGGTCTTGAATGACGTAACTAGTCTTGGCTAGGTTTTCTAGCTCTGGTGGACCTGAGGGGGCAATATAGCGAACAAACTCTTCATTCGCCGACATCAAAGCTTTGGCACCTTCAATATTGGCTTCACTCCCCACATTGAGGGCATTCTCACCGAGTAAATTGGGATTGACATGCGATAATATCGTGCCATCTCTATCAAGCACGAACACATAGCCATAATCGCCAAAACGCAGATTGGTTAACCAACCAAGCACGGTTTGCTTGATGTCATTCTCTACGTCAACCACATAGTCGCCAGTACCAATAAACCAATCGTAGGGTTCGAAGTACTTACCAAAACCGATTTTCTCAAACTCTTTGTTTTTGTTGTCGGGTTTAACAAACCACCAGCGATAAAATGCCTCACCTTGGGCTTTGACGACTTCTCCCATTTCGCGAACGATGTAGCTGCCTCGCACATCTTTAAAATCCCACAGTGATGTTCCTTCAACGCGCGGCAATAGCGGGTGCATGACACTGAGACCATCGGTCTTATAGATAAAAAAGTAGCCTCTGCCGTTGTTAAAACGGATATCACGCAGCGCGTCGGTAATCAACTGAGTGACTTCGGCTTCTGATTTGTCTTTGTTACTCTCGTAGAGGCGGGTCGCGATGTTGTGTGCTTCATAAATGCGCGCTTGAATGGTGCTTTCTAACTGTTGCTCGGTTTGAGCTCTGGCATGAGCAATTTGCTGCTGAACGTACTCGACGCGATTGGTCAGCGTGACATATTGGCGCTGCTCTGAATCTTCCCTGAGCGAAAGTAGCTCTTGCTGTGAGCTAAGCAGCTGATCTCTCGTCGCAATTGCGACCCAAACCAATGTGAAAATCGCGACAATTAACGCTGGGGCGTAGGTGATGAGATTGAGTAGCTTCTTGTCGGTTAACGTGGTCATAGAGCTCCGCGCATCAGGCAAATAAGTATTTGTTCTAGTTATAATGATGGATTACTTTATTACACTCATATTAGCTTTTGGTCGATAAAAGTGAAAATTTGAGTCTCGCAAGCTGCTTTTTGCATAAATTTGAAGCGGCGTCTTATTTTTGAGATAGAAAAGCTTAGTCATTGTTTTGTTGATCGCGTGTTTTTCTTGCCACTGGGTATTTTCAACCATACTTGATGAAAGTATTGTAAAAAGGTGATGGTGAGTGAAGCGTGTACTGCTTTGGTTGATGGTATTTACCCCGACTGTGCTGTGGGTCGGGTTGACCTTTTATGAAGCCACATGGTGGATTGAAAACTTGGTGGCTTTTCCAGCGCTATTTCTTATTGTGAACTTAGTGCTAATGCTACTTATGGCGGCGCTGCGCGCATGGGCGCCAGCGGTGCTGTGCGCGCTCTTTTGCAGCGCTTTTTTCTTGCTTAGCCCGAAAACGCAACAAAGTTTGGTGGCCAACTGTGTCAATCCGGTCACCATTGCCCAGTATAACCTTTACTACCAAAATCCAGACATCAACGCTTTTATCAACTATTTGCTCTCTGCTCCTCATGATTTAGTGGTACTGCAAGAGGTCGCGCCCGAGGTAGGGGATAAACTGCACATGCTCGACGATGTCTATCCCCACTATTTCGGTGGTCAAGAGGGCGTCGGTTATCCCTCTAGCCAAATGATTCTAAGCCGTTTTCCGCTTGAACAGGTGTCGGTTTATATGACCCCCGACCAACAGGCGATAATCCGCGGAGTATGGTATCCCAATACGCAAAAAGCCATCGATTTTATTGCCGCTCATCCACCGTCACCGCGAACCAAAGCTTTATGGTATCGGCGCAATGCGCTTATTCGCACTATCGAGTCTCTGATTGAGATCTATCCGAGTAATGAGTTGCTGGTGATTGGAGACTTCAATCTTTCATCGGTCAGCTTGCGTTTTGGAAAAATATTGCCCAGCTTTCAGACGGCACCGGTTGCTAGTTGGCCCAATTCGCTAGCCTTTGACATGCCGAGCTTTCTCAAGATAGCGATTGATCATCTATGGCTCAAAGCCACGGAAACCGGGAGAAAAATTTGTCAACGCGAGAGCCGCGAGTTACCTAAGGGCTCTGACCACAATCTGATTGTGACTGAGATGGGCTACTAAGCGAAGTCAGTGGAAGGACAGGTTGTGTTGTCAGGGTGCACTGGTTAGAATACGCAGCCCTATCACTCTGATTGAGATCAGAACTATGTACAGTGCACACGCTGCGGCGTCTTGCTCTGCGCATGTAACTTCACCGAAAGGCGAAGTCGTACTGCGTGAGAGTTTGGCGTTAGCAAAAATGGCATCGCTGCTTGCGTTACCATTTTTGCTATTGTCAATGGCTTGGATCTAGCCATGAACACCCAGCACAAGGATGTGTGCTTTATCCTATTTAGGTTTACGCGCGAGAACCTGGTCGATATCTTCGGCGCAATGGCGCTCGGCAAGTTGCTCCCACTCTTCACCAAATGAACGGTTTACAATGCGCCCGCGTTGAACCCCTTGACGCGCTTCGATTTGCTTAGCCCAGCGCACAACATGGGTATACGACTCGACTTGTAAGAACTCAGCGGCATCATACAGTTTGCCCAGTACCAAGTTTCCGTACCATGGCCAGATTGCCATATCCGCGATGGTGTACTGATCACCCGCAACGTAAGGGTGTTTAGCTAGCTGCTTATCCAACACATCAAGCTGACGTTTGGCTTCCATTGCAAAGCGGTTGATTGGGTACTCTTGTTTCTCATCGGCGTAAGCGTAGAAATGACCAAAACCACCGCCAAGAAATGGCGCAGAGCCTTGTGCCCAGAATAACCAGTTAAAAGTTTGCGTTCGTTCGGGGCCGCTTTTTGGTAAAAAATGGCCGAATTTTTCAGCGAGGTGAACCAAGATAGACGCAGACTCAAACACATTCACTGGCTCGTCGCCGCTGCGGTCGAGTAACACAGGAATCTTAGAGTTCGGATTGAGCTCAACAAATCCAGAAGAGAACTGATCTGCTTCACCGATGTTGATCAAAAAGGCATCGTATTCGGCTTCTTTAATGCCAAGAGCAAGCAGCTCTTCCAGCATAATTGTCACCTTTTGCCCATTTGGCGTGCCAAGCGAATAAAGTTGCAGGGCATGCTCACCCACTGGCAGCTTTCGCTCGTAGCGAGCGCCAGATTCTGGGCTATTGATGTTGGCCCACTTATTGCCGCCACTGACATTATTGACCCATACTTTTGGCGGTACATATTGGTTTGTCATTGTGAATCCTTTTTTGGTTATTGTCCGGCATGATCAGAGATTGGGATAGGCGAGTGCGATCTAAACCCTTAGAGAGGGTTTTATTTAGAACGCTTGGTTATGGAACAACAGCAAAGGGAATAATGCCAAGCTGAGACAAGTGCAGCTTGTGCTGCACCTGTTGGTGTTAAGCGCGGGACTTAAGGTAGTGAAGTGCATCATGCAGCGAAGGCATAATGTGATGCCCGAGCGCTTTGACTTGATCGCAAGGCTCGACCAAGTCGGGGATCTGAAACGTTTCCATGTTGGCAGCAACCGCGCTGCGAACGCCGTTGTTTGAGTCTTCAAAAGCGAGGCAGTGTTTAGGGTCGACCCCAAGCCTTGAAGCCGCCAATAGATAGATTTCTGGGTGGGGTTTACCATGACTGACTTCGCAGCCGCAGGTGAGATGGGCGAAGTATTGGTTTAAGTTGGCGAGTTCGAGCTTCACTTGGGCGACCTCGCGATGGGTTGAAGTGGCCACTGCAACTGGGATTTGCTGCGCATTGAGCCACTTAAGCAGCTCGACTACCCCCTCTTTAACGGGAATCGCTTGATGTTTGACAACGCTATCATATTGAGTACGCCACTCTTGCTGAACGCGTTCATAGTCGTCGCCGTAGGCTTGGCGAAAAATAGGTTCGATCCCTGCAGAGTTGCGACCGATGATCGACAGGTAAGTCTCTTCATAGAAAGGCACATTAACGGTTTGACAGGCTTGCTTGAAAACGCGCATACAGAGGCGTTCTGTATCGAGGAGTAGGCCATCCATATCAAAGATAGCGGCTTGAGGTTTCATAGGTACCACTCTATCCACAACAAAAGTGCCGAGTATTCTGGCACAGTTGTAACTGAGAGTAAAAATGATTGAATGTACTTAAAAAACAATGCCGTGTATTGGTTTAACTAATGCAAGATTGGCCCAGTCTACTGGCCGGGCCAAGTTTAGCTTACAGTTTCCACATCCTTGCACTGCGCGCTGGCAATGCAAATTGGTGATAACGAGAACTCACTGTGGTGATGTCGC
Proteins encoded in this region:
- the yghU gene encoding glutathione-dependent disulfide-bond oxidoreductase, giving the protein MTNQYVPPKVWVNNVSGGNKWANINSPESGARYERKLPVGEHALQLYSLGTPNGQKVTIMLEELLALGIKEAEYDAFLINIGEADQFSSGFVELNPNSKIPVLLDRSGDEPVNVFESASILVHLAEKFGHFLPKSGPERTQTFNWLFWAQGSAPFLGGGFGHFYAYADEKQEYPINRFAMEAKRQLDVLDKQLAKHPYVAGDQYTIADMAIWPWYGNLVLGKLYDAAEFLQVESYTHVVRWAKQIEARQGVQRGRIVNRSFGEEWEQLAERHCAEDIDQVLARKPK
- a CDS encoding TetR/AcrR family transcriptional regulator is translated as MTPSNRKAGRPSATIDVREQLIHHARELFTVMPYDKVSTRLVATRAGVNAAMIRYYFGSKEGLFETMLRETLAPMKRQMQILLKESSQQNFIELMKTYYREMIKVPQFPRLVAQVMHMNPSETQRKLLEKVFVDITQPMQHVMFERLVSSGILRADADPSLCRVSYISLMVFPFIAPPALLAIHGIELNERFLTQLLEHNINLMKHGFLQTHDNQDASQ
- a CDS encoding EF-hand domain-containing protein is translated as MNRYIVSAMLTLVVFSLPFALLAKGNGPMSMQQPPLFSDIDLNQDGVITQQEFADFQQAKKQARQAEGRLMKNSNQSELMFERIDTNQDQLIDEQEFQSHRGMMRRSNS
- a CDS encoding efflux RND transporter permease subunit, whose protein sequence is MIRFFAKHPTAANLLMLTLLLLGITSLPNIKRETFPEFDPPYIMAGVVYPGASPQEVEESLCVRMEDAVDGLANIEETQCEAIEGSARLILKLNEKADIGRMLVDVQTQINSINDFPQQIESPVVQELDWNEPVVDVAITADTSWPELKAYAEQLKRTLKLDYDVSLVDVAGFSDHQYRVELDTQAIRQLGLSVVDIADQIGRQNIKLPSGNVETPDKNFLIRFDERRTTPQQLESIVVASGANGSLIRLKDIATITDRFELDEQKVLFDGHPSALLKVSKNKEDDALRIKDRVAQFVTDQQAIAPAGVKLELTNDLSSVLWDRLTMMVRNGWQGIVLVFATMWLFFTLRYSFWVAAGLPVAFLGGLFLMAQLGLSINIMSLVGLLMAIGIMMDDAIVIAESIAAHLDRGEDIDNAVIKGVKKVLPGVISSFLTTVCIFGSLLFLQGEMGAVLKAVPQVLILVLTLSLVEAFLILPNHLSHSLHKEKRDKPSAKFKQALLTRFEHFRNTRLVNGVERVVAYRYAFLGSVLALLLISIATIAGGLLKFQPFPELDGDIAEARIILPPGSSLSQTEAVVDHIVASAHKLGAERTQQFENGTPLIEHVTSQFNANADANESGPHIATVRLDLLGAESRNTIIDEFIAAWREDVGELADPISLVFKQPTMGPGGRAIEIRAKHDDLDALKAASIDIQQYLNEFDGVHGVLDDMRMGKEEVLVKLRPGAESYGVNGQLIANQLRAAFFGQTADEIQVGVENISIEVRLNKVQAGDLQQLANFPIILPDGSQLPLATIATLDFQRNYVRIQRIDGLRTISVFGDIDNTKANSTAIIAQFQNQEAPKLMAKYPGLRFDFEGEAKDTAETGASMGKGFLLGLFGVFAILSYQFRSYLEPFVVMLAIPLAFIGVVWGHILLGHSLSMPSMMGFVSLAGIVVNDSILLVQYIRHHVDEGDSVHDSVVKASRERFRAVFLTSMTTAAGLLPLLTETSLQAQVIQPLVISIVFGIFASTLLVLFMIPAAYAVLADFGLVRKHQQI
- a CDS encoding endonuclease/exonuclease/phosphatase family protein; translated protein: MKRVLLWLMVFTPTVLWVGLTFYEATWWIENLVAFPALFLIVNLVLMLLMAALRAWAPAVLCALFCSAFFLLSPKTQQSLVANCVNPVTIAQYNLYYQNPDINAFINYLLSAPHDLVVLQEVAPEVGDKLHMLDDVYPHYFGGQEGVGYPSSQMILSRFPLEQVSVYMTPDQQAIIRGVWYPNTQKAIDFIAAHPPSPRTKALWYRRNALIRTIESLIEIYPSNELLVIGDFNLSSVSLRFGKILPSFQTAPVASWPNSLAFDMPSFLKIAIDHLWLKATETGRKICQRESRELPKGSDHNLIVTEMGY
- a CDS encoding efflux RND transporter periplasmic adaptor subunit, whose protein sequence is MKINRKLLFFPALAVGVLVLVMAVKLKPDLPVKPAGDRARLVDTMPLELRAIAPVAIGFGKITPKVEWEAIAEVTGKVVYRHPKLEKGQMLKAGTEILRIDPLDYELKLVQAQADYKSAQTSLAKLFQEQANLKQTLSIERSRLEIANKELERKTNLRKKGLTSQSDVDQQQQSALSQRKLVQDIENQIALIPDEKRVAEALVKVNASKVSEAERSLNKTIITLPYDLRIAHVDIEQDQVVNLQQTMVTAHGINMMEVEAQLSIHDMQTLASSIGEIHRDESGIPQPNMTFIDASIELSSGNLQASWPAKVSRISETVDPSQATAGVILEIEQDYRQLNPADAPPLVNGMFVRAVIEGQSNPSWVIPERALHGDKIYLMTEDNTLAIKPVQVLYRRDNQVVIDGEFEQGQRLILNDLLPAIEGMSLKQSERTAQESL
- a CDS encoding bifunctional diguanylate cyclase/phosphodiesterase, with translation MTTLTDKKLLNLITYAPALIVAIFTLVWVAIATRDQLLSSQQELLSLREDSEQRQYVTLTNRVEYVQQQIAHARAQTEQQLESTIQARIYEAHNIATRLYESNKDKSEAEVTQLITDALRDIRFNNGRGYFFIYKTDGLSVMHPLLPRVEGTSLWDFKDVRGSYIVREMGEVVKAQGEAFYRWWFVKPDNKNKEFEKIGFGKYFEPYDWFIGTGDYVVDVENDIKQTVLGWLTNLRFGDYGYVFVLDRDGTILSHVNPNLLGENALNVGSEANIEGAKALMSANEEFVRYIAPSGPPELENLAKTSYVIQDQSWGWSIGAGVYDELSQRFIAQREEALKDEQQQSLQQMVIIGLSTTLFVGIFSIALSRMIAQRFKRFERRINQDFSSLQTTKDQLEYLASHDELTGLPNRSKLHQKIAQGIAYSTEHCQQLAVMFVDLDDFKKVNDLYGHSAGDRLLSEIGHKFESFMGPNDFVARFGGDEFIFCFAGLNNIGETQSKVEDIKSVFKQQFVIDGKVLFASCSIGVSMFPNDGDDPEQLISKADIVLYKSKARQKGDVLFFDSSINKQVQYDFMLERELRGAIERGELSLVYQPQVYAGSGELYGVEALLRWHNRQLGHVSPLEFITLAEEIGLIGELGQFVLDRACEEFSRLFPSPDCTTMLSVNISPVQLMSAGFTRQLSTIVAKHNLPTHRITLEITENVLISDLPKAGPIISQLKELGFTISLDDFGTGYSSLSYLSSLPLDELKVDRVFVDKMVTSEHSDSLVKAILAIAKSAQMRVVAEGVETEAQKSVLESYGCDVLQGFLIERPITIDQLTAKYRPTQE
- a CDS encoding HAD family hydrolase, whose translation is MKPQAAIFDMDGLLLDTERLCMRVFKQACQTVNVPFYEETYLSIIGRNSAGIEPIFRQAYGDDYERVQQEWRTQYDSVVKHQAIPVKEGVVELLKWLNAQQIPVAVATSTHREVAQVKLELANLNQYFAHLTCGCEVSHGKPHPEIYLLAASRLGVDPKHCLAFEDSNNGVRSAVAANMETFQIPDLVEPCDQVKALGHHIMPSLHDALHYLKSRA